The proteins below come from a single Prolixibacter sp. NT017 genomic window:
- a CDS encoding SusC/RagA family TonB-linked outer membrane protein: MKLIRIGLILFGMCFGFIGGAAGQTSNIENTATSGNDSLVHVVYGAGDKSVNVAYRTEKEKDVSGAISVLNPSDYLDKGYSTNPLDGVAAFVGGNNLWNMGKALVLIDGVPRSINDVTPSEIAQITFLKGANAVVLYGSRAANGVIQITTKRGKAGKRWTSVRANAGVNMPIAYPKYLGSAEYMKYYNQASVNDGLAPLYDDATISNYATQSNPYRYPDVNYYSSDYLRKLFNTYSANAQFSGGNDRARFYAEVGFQNQNSLLKIGEGNNETNNRLNVRGNIDLKINDYITTYVNVSTVFYDSRSANGNYWNEAASIQPHRFSPLIPIDLISKTSDAAQQLVANSRHIIDGKYLLGGSQQYLTNPIADAYAAGHTTFTSRQFQYTGGVNADLNKFLQGLSFHGQMSVDYSNTYNESINNTYAVYVPTWDANNDSITSLTKYNKDSNTGTQNLSDNWNDQVIDFNFHFDYVNTFKEKHNVSAMLVAAATRQRQTGNFQYGTNANLGVQMAYNYAHKYYVDFSGAVVNSTKLSTKKRVAFSPTLNLGWVLSDEGFLKGSDVVNRLKLTASAGVVNTDLDIDNYYLYDAVYAPTAYFSWQDGNFTNRTTTILRGANRNLAYTKRKEVNFGIESSLFNRKLDLKATAFFIKKDGMPVQAYTQYPSYFYTSYPETSFVPYTNFEANSYHGFDFQLNFHKQLGEVNLTIGAAGTYVKTKALKRDELYEDSYRNRAGKPVDAIFGLQSEGFFADQADIDGHALQKFGEVKPGDIKYKDQNGDGVIDERDEVMIGHWGSTFTGGLNFTAQWKDLTLFVLGTTSIGGTGMKNSDYYWVYGDRKYSDVVRNSWTEENKNTATYPRLTTLSGNNNFRNSDFWTYSTDRVDLSKVQLTYSLPKSVLQNSYLKGLNIYVSGSNLLTISKNKDILQLNVGGVPQTRFYNMGIKAEF, translated from the coding sequence ATGAAACTAATAAGAATAGGATTGATTTTATTCGGAATGTGCTTCGGTTTCATTGGGGGAGCTGCAGGACAAACTTCCAATATTGAAAATACTGCCACTTCCGGAAATGACTCTTTGGTACATGTGGTTTACGGAGCCGGCGATAAATCGGTGAATGTAGCATATAGGACTGAAAAAGAGAAAGACGTGTCCGGTGCTATCTCCGTATTGAATCCTTCAGATTACCTGGATAAGGGGTATAGTACTAATCCGTTGGATGGTGTTGCCGCTTTTGTTGGTGGAAATAATCTGTGGAATATGGGAAAAGCGTTAGTACTAATTGACGGAGTCCCTCGTTCTATAAACGATGTTACGCCAAGTGAAATCGCGCAGATTACATTTTTGAAAGGCGCTAATGCAGTAGTACTATATGGTAGTCGTGCTGCCAACGGAGTAATTCAGATTACGACAAAGCGAGGAAAAGCTGGTAAACGTTGGACTAGTGTTCGCGCTAACGCAGGTGTTAACATGCCGATAGCTTATCCAAAATATCTTGGCTCAGCTGAATACATGAAGTATTACAATCAGGCTTCAGTGAATGACGGACTTGCTCCTTTGTATGATGATGCCACGATTAGTAATTATGCAACTCAATCAAATCCGTATCGATACCCGGACGTTAACTACTATTCGTCCGATTATTTACGCAAGTTGTTTAACACCTATTCTGCTAATGCGCAGTTTTCGGGTGGTAACGATCGTGCCCGATTTTATGCCGAGGTTGGCTTTCAGAACCAGAATTCGTTGTTGAAAATTGGTGAAGGAAACAACGAGACAAATAACCGGTTGAATGTACGTGGTAATATTGATTTAAAGATTAATGACTATATCACTACTTATGTTAATGTATCAACAGTATTCTATGACAGTCGCTCGGCAAATGGTAATTATTGGAATGAGGCGGCTTCTATTCAGCCTCATCGTTTTTCACCACTTATCCCGATTGATTTAATTTCGAAAACCTCGGATGCTGCTCAGCAGTTGGTGGCTAACAGCCGGCATATTATTGATGGAAAATATTTGTTGGGAGGCTCTCAGCAATATCTCACCAACCCGATTGCCGATGCATATGCGGCTGGACATACTACTTTCACCAGTCGTCAGTTTCAGTATACTGGCGGAGTTAACGCCGACCTTAACAAGTTTTTGCAAGGCTTGTCCTTTCATGGACAAATGAGTGTAGACTATTCGAATACGTATAATGAATCGATTAATAATACTTATGCTGTCTATGTGCCGACTTGGGACGCTAATAATGATTCCATTACCAGTCTTACCAAATACAATAAAGATAGTAATACCGGGACTCAAAACCTGAGTGACAATTGGAACGATCAGGTGATTGATTTTAATTTTCACTTCGACTATGTGAATACTTTCAAGGAAAAGCATAACGTATCTGCCATGTTGGTTGCTGCGGCAACCCGGCAACGACAAACCGGCAATTTCCAGTATGGCACTAACGCCAATCTTGGAGTTCAGATGGCATACAATTACGCGCACAAATACTACGTCGACTTCAGTGGCGCTGTTGTTAACTCGACTAAATTGTCTACCAAAAAACGAGTTGCTTTTTCACCAACTCTGAATCTGGGATGGGTATTGAGCGATGAAGGTTTTCTGAAAGGTTCCGACGTTGTTAATCGCTTAAAGCTGACCGCCTCCGCTGGTGTTGTCAACACCGATTTGGATATTGACAACTATTATTTGTACGATGCTGTTTACGCTCCCACTGCCTATTTTTCATGGCAGGATGGAAATTTCACGAACAGAACGACCACCATTTTACGTGGGGCAAACAGAAATTTGGCCTATACCAAGCGAAAGGAAGTCAATTTCGGAATAGAAAGCTCTTTGTTTAACCGGAAACTGGATCTCAAGGCGACTGCATTCTTTATCAAAAAGGATGGAATGCCTGTTCAGGCTTATACGCAATATCCGAGTTATTTTTATACTTCTTACCCCGAAACCTCTTTTGTGCCTTATACAAATTTTGAAGCAAACAGCTATCATGGATTTGATTTTCAGTTGAATTTCCATAAACAGTTGGGAGAAGTGAATTTGACGATTGGTGCAGCCGGAACCTATGTAAAGACAAAAGCATTGAAGCGCGATGAGCTTTATGAAGACTCGTATCGCAATCGTGCCGGTAAACCGGTTGATGCTATTTTCGGCTTGCAGAGCGAAGGTTTTTTCGCCGACCAAGCTGATATTGACGGCCATGCATTGCAGAAATTTGGTGAGGTTAAGCCGGGTGATATTAAGTACAAAGATCAGAACGGAGACGGTGTGATTGATGAACGAGATGAAGTAATGATCGGACATTGGGGAAGTACGTTTACCGGCGGATTAAATTTTACAGCCCAATGGAAAGACTTGACACTTTTTGTCCTGGGAACAACGTCGATTGGAGGAACAGGCATGAAGAACAGTGACTATTATTGGGTATACGGTGATAGAAAGTATTCAGATGTCGTCCGCAACAGCTGGACTGAAGAAAATAAGAATACTGCAACCTATCCTCGGTTAACTACTCTAAGTGGAAACAATAACTTCCGTAACTCAGATTTCTGGACTTACAGTACTGATCGTGTCGATCTTTCTAAGGTACAGTTGACTTATTCTTTGCCGAAGAGTGTTTTGCAAAACTCTTATCTGAAAGGTTTGAATATTTATGTCAGTGGCTCAAACCTGCTGACTATTTCAAAGAATAAGGATATTCTGCAGCTGAACGTTGGTGGGGTACCCCAGACACGCTTCTACAATATGGGTATCAAAGCTGAATTTTAA
- a CDS encoding RagB/SusD family nutrient uptake outer membrane protein yields the protein MKKKLIILLAIALVFSGCQDFLSPADENNRGLDDIYSDAAFAEGLLLNGYVRLPSGSYSFNDVATDDAVTNDGNNQYLSMATGQWSAMNNPMEEWTSGFAAIQYLNRILKETDKVDWATTGEYTKEMFNDRTKGEAYGLRALFMYYLLQAHGGWTSDGRLLGVPILTEPLDAKSDFNLPRNTFEECVQQIYKDLDQAEKYLPLDFEDINSTSEIPDKYAGKTNVSDYNRVFGAYNRQRLTARIVKAIRARISLLAASPAFNQGTTVKWSDAADDAAKVLDLIGGVSGMASNGGSWYAKSNSGEIDGLSAGANPAEVLWRTNISDENSLESDNYPPSLYGKGRVNPTQNLVNAFPMANGYPITDANSGYDPNNPYANRDPRLNKYVVVNGSSEGPGGSTVYTEVGKTDDGLDAISTSTRTGYYMRKLLREDVNLDPVNTNTQKHYVARIRYTEIFLDYAEAANEAWGPDGEGTHGYSARDVIAALRERAGISQPDDYLASISTKEDMRKLIHNERRLELCFEGFRFWDLRRWKESITDPALGVRITGGNFQFSTVEKRQYSDYMYYGPIPYNEILKANNLEQNAGW from the coding sequence ATGAAAAAGAAATTAATCATATTGTTAGCCATAGCCTTGGTTTTCTCCGGTTGTCAGGATTTTCTATCTCCTGCTGATGAAAACAACCGTGGTTTGGACGATATATATAGCGATGCAGCATTTGCAGAGGGACTCCTGCTAAACGGTTACGTTCGGTTACCCTCCGGAAGTTATTCATTCAATGATGTTGCTACAGATGATGCGGTAACGAATGACGGAAATAACCAATATCTCTCGATGGCTACTGGTCAATGGTCGGCTATGAATAATCCGATGGAAGAATGGACCAGCGGTTTTGCAGCCATTCAATATTTAAATAGGATATTGAAAGAAACCGATAAGGTCGATTGGGCGACCACCGGTGAGTACACTAAAGAAATGTTCAATGATCGGACTAAAGGAGAAGCGTACGGATTACGTGCTCTCTTTATGTACTACCTTTTACAGGCTCATGGTGGATGGACTTCAGACGGTAGACTTTTAGGAGTACCGATCTTGACTGAACCTTTGGATGCTAAGTCTGATTTTAATCTGCCGCGTAATACATTTGAAGAGTGTGTGCAGCAAATTTATAAGGATCTCGATCAAGCCGAGAAATATTTGCCTCTCGACTTTGAGGATATCAATAGCACCAGTGAGATACCAGACAAATATGCAGGTAAAACAAATGTTTCTGATTATAACAGGGTGTTTGGTGCCTACAATCGACAACGACTAACTGCTCGCATTGTTAAAGCAATACGTGCCCGGATTTCGTTACTCGCAGCAAGTCCTGCCTTTAATCAGGGAACCACTGTAAAGTGGTCGGATGCAGCGGATGATGCGGCGAAGGTTCTTGATTTGATTGGTGGTGTCTCTGGTATGGCAAGCAATGGAGGCTCCTGGTATGCCAAGTCTAACTCGGGTGAGATTGATGGTTTATCCGCAGGGGCTAATCCTGCTGAGGTGCTTTGGAGAACAAATATAAGTGATGAGAATAGTTTGGAATCGGATAATTATCCACCGAGTCTGTATGGTAAGGGACGAGTTAATCCAACCCAAAATTTGGTGAACGCTTTTCCAATGGCCAATGGTTATCCCATCACTGACGCTAACAGTGGTTATGATCCCAACAACCCTTATGCGAATCGCGACCCTCGGTTAAACAAGTATGTTGTTGTGAACGGAAGTTCGGAAGGTCCCGGTGGATCGACTGTCTATACCGAGGTAGGAAAAACCGACGACGGACTGGATGCTATTTCAACCTCTACACGTACCGGTTACTATATGCGCAAACTGCTTCGTGAAGATGTCAATCTTGACCCAGTGAATACCAATACACAAAAGCATTATGTTGCGCGTATTCGTTATACCGAGATATTCCTCGATTATGCAGAGGCGGCAAACGAGGCCTGGGGACCTGATGGTGAAGGAACTCACGGATATTCTGCACGTGATGTCATTGCTGCATTACGTGAAAGAGCTGGTATTTCTCAACCTGATGACTATTTGGCATCCATTAGCACAAAGGAGGATATGAGAAAACTGATCCACAACGAAAGACGATTGGAATTGTGCTTCGAAGGTTTCCGCTTTTGGGATCTGCGCCGTTGGAAGGAAAGCATTACTGATCCTGCCCTGGGAGTCCGTATTACCGGTGGAAATTTCCAGTTTAGTACTGTCGAGAAAAGGCAATATAGTGATTACATGTACTATGGACCGATTCCATATAATGAAATACTTAAAGCAAATAATCTGGAACAGAATGCAGGTTGGTAA
- a CDS encoding DUF5627 domain-containing protein, with product MKRIFYILLIALPFLMSACHNQDWSFPDYKYTTVYFPYQAPVRTLVLGKDIYDNTLDNAHKCKIMATMGGVYNNNVDRILHIEVDNSLCDNLKFDDASGDDVIAMPSNYYTLSSDKQLVIPADSIVGGIEVQLTDAFFADPRSIKNTFVIPVRITSVENADSILSGKSSMDNPDPRVAADWTIVPKNYILYGVKYVNPWNGSYLRRGVDDVKGNGGNSSLDTTIVYHQEYTVDDEVVTAKTLSMDEVSIVLKTVNKGDATEMPFELRIKVDDSGKCTVSNPDSAGYTITGSGDFVENGDSWGGEKHDVMHLKYNVDFGTTTHSFTDTLVIRDRNVKMETFTPYVVGN from the coding sequence ATGAAAAGGATTTTTTATATCTTATTAATAGCTCTTCCTTTCCTGATGAGTGCTTGCCATAATCAGGACTGGTCGTTCCCTGATTATAAATATACTACGGTGTATTTTCCTTACCAGGCTCCGGTGAGGACATTGGTACTCGGAAAGGATATCTACGACAACACCCTCGATAATGCGCACAAATGCAAAATTATGGCAACTATGGGAGGAGTGTACAATAATAACGTTGACAGGATACTTCACATTGAAGTAGACAATTCGCTCTGTGACAATCTGAAATTTGATGATGCATCCGGAGATGATGTGATCGCTATGCCATCAAATTATTACACGCTTTCAAGTGATAAGCAGCTCGTCATTCCTGCTGATTCCATCGTGGGGGGAATTGAAGTGCAACTTACCGATGCCTTCTTTGCTGATCCCCGTTCGATTAAAAACACGTTTGTTATTCCTGTGCGTATTACGTCGGTAGAAAATGCTGATTCGATATTGAGCGGAAAGAGCAGTATGGATAACCCTGATCCGCGGGTGGCTGCTGATTGGACAATTGTTCCTAAGAATTACATTCTTTACGGTGTCAAGTATGTGAATCCTTGGAATGGTAGTTACCTGAGAAGAGGTGTAGACGACGTGAAAGGCAATGGTGGAAACAGTTCTCTGGATACGACAATCGTTTATCATCAGGAATATACGGTAGATGATGAAGTTGTTACCGCGAAAACGTTGTCGATGGATGAGGTTTCTATTGTGCTTAAAACAGTAAACAAAGGAGATGCAACCGAAATGCCTTTCGAACTCAGAATTAAAGTGGATGATTCAGGGAAATGCACTGTCTCTAATCCTGATTCTGCTGGTTATACTATCACGGGTAGTGGTGATTTTGTAGAAAATGGAGATTCCTGGGGCGGTGAAAAACACGATGTGATGCACCTGAAATACAACGTCGATTTTGGAACGACAACACATTCGTTTACCGATACACTGGTCATTCGGGATCGGAACGTAAAAATGGAAACGTTTACCCCCTATGTTGTCGGCAATTAA
- a CDS encoding family 43 glycosylhydrolase, giving the protein MKKIFFVLLYMIIYMLGTNAAHCQSVSFKTYNNPVIPGDHSDCTLTKVGHDFYTTGSSFNPTPVIYHSTDLVHWEAIAQPVSANWKDYGDKPQGGCWGGQMVFYNHKYWFFFSHGSMYFTTADKPEGPWSMPVKVQNPPQLPYPLGYDNSIFIDDDGKWYMVVKNGQQNNGIVELSKDGQPTGVVYNLKWLNAKDSNGRFPYSWAEGPVMWKRNGYYYYSFARDVSGGQKYMRSKTLTADSSAWTSPVDFFNENDPGKATAIFSGPNHSSAAVMIDDSTSWVVHPVWARGNKGEWFGQGRQGLLNQVHYDANNNAVADYPSNRSFTAPKLSSSGIPWMVPKADFFTSDKLNPEWSFLGYTPDNTWSLTVRPGWIRLTPKSIEKPNTIIKTDPEHNYSLITRVDFSPSSTNDEAGIRIMNGKENLFAKVFCTLNSDGKKVARFSYGNAIYNSANQTGNVIWLKLLRNDHILSGYYSTDGFDWIKVGRDIDVSKMDSYSADFNGWCGNRQGLYVQGSRSADFDLYIYRDAYTPILAECPANQLGTRRIQVSAGEYALGDIHNGDWALYAGVEFGSDDYAKTCDSVKITASCVHDATVEVWLDSIGTGKKIATCKISNTGGSGSFKIFTAPTIATTGMHDVYLRFIGRDNENFMTVKNLVFATSSRPTSVNDLRARGTLKIFPNPTEDKINVTSDFYFKDLSIYDMLGRGMAKKSYSAEINATTLRLELNKDMYILKVSNNTLSASSKIFVQ; this is encoded by the coding sequence GTGAAAAAGATATTTTTTGTCCTGTTATATATGATTATATATATGCTGGGGACTAATGCTGCTCATTGTCAGTCAGTATCATTTAAAACCTACAATAATCCGGTAATTCCGGGCGATCATTCCGACTGTACATTGACAAAAGTTGGACACGACTTTTATACAACGGGCTCGTCTTTTAATCCGACTCCGGTTATTTATCACTCGACCGATTTAGTGCACTGGGAAGCTATTGCTCAACCTGTATCAGCAAATTGGAAAGATTATGGTGATAAGCCGCAGGGCGGTTGCTGGGGTGGACAGATGGTTTTCTACAATCATAAGTATTGGTTTTTCTTCAGCCATGGGAGTATGTACTTTACAACTGCAGATAAACCTGAGGGACCATGGAGCATGCCGGTGAAAGTTCAGAATCCTCCACAATTACCATATCCGCTCGGATATGATAATTCTATCTTCATTGATGATGATGGGAAATGGTATATGGTGGTAAAAAATGGCCAACAGAATAATGGAATAGTTGAATTGAGTAAGGATGGCCAACCGACTGGTGTTGTTTATAATTTAAAGTGGTTGAATGCAAAGGATTCTAATGGACGTTTCCCATATAGTTGGGCAGAGGGACCTGTTATGTGGAAGCGTAATGGGTACTATTATTATTCATTTGCAAGGGATGTAAGTGGTGGTCAAAAATACATGAGGAGTAAAACATTGACCGCTGATTCTTCAGCCTGGACAAGTCCTGTCGATTTTTTTAATGAAAACGACCCGGGGAAAGCCACTGCCATATTTTCCGGACCAAATCATAGCTCGGCTGCAGTGATGATTGATGATAGTACCAGTTGGGTTGTACATCCCGTATGGGCCAGAGGTAACAAGGGGGAATGGTTTGGCCAGGGAAGGCAAGGCTTATTAAATCAGGTTCACTATGATGCAAATAATAATGCGGTAGCCGATTATCCTTCTAACCGAAGTTTTACCGCACCCAAATTATCCAGTAGCGGAATACCGTGGATGGTTCCCAAAGCTGACTTTTTTACCAGTGACAAGCTTAATCCGGAATGGTCTTTTTTAGGCTATACACCTGATAATACATGGTCTCTGACTGTTCGTCCGGGTTGGATTCGGTTAACGCCGAAATCAATTGAGAAACCCAATACAATTATTAAAACCGATCCGGAACATAACTATTCGCTGATAACCAGGGTTGATTTCAGTCCATCTTCTACTAATGATGAAGCAGGAATTCGTATCATGAACGGTAAGGAAAACCTTTTTGCAAAGGTTTTCTGTACGCTAAATTCTGACGGAAAAAAAGTTGCACGGTTCAGTTATGGTAATGCTATCTATAATTCAGCAAATCAGACCGGGAATGTCATCTGGTTGAAACTGCTAAGAAATGATCATATACTTTCTGGCTATTACAGTACAGATGGATTTGATTGGATCAAAGTGGGGAGAGATATTGATGTTTCAAAAATGGATAGTTACAGTGCCGATTTTAATGGCTGGTGCGGTAACCGGCAGGGATTATATGTACAGGGCAGCAGGAGTGCAGATTTCGATTTGTATATCTACCGGGATGCCTACACGCCTATTCTGGCTGAGTGTCCGGCAAACCAGCTTGGTACCAGGCGCATCCAGGTGTCAGCAGGTGAATATGCATTGGGTGATATTCATAACGGAGACTGGGCATTGTATGCAGGTGTTGAGTTTGGTAGTGATGATTATGCTAAGACCTGTGATTCTGTAAAGATTACGGCTTCATGCGTTCACGATGCGACCGTAGAGGTTTGGCTGGATTCGATTGGCACCGGAAAGAAAATAGCAACCTGTAAGATTTCAAATACCGGTGGTTCGGGTTCATTTAAAATCTTTACTGCCCCAACTATTGCAACAACCGGCATGCATGACGTTTATCTCAGATTTATCGGGCGAGACAATGAAAATTTCATGACGGTAAAAAATCTGGTTTTTGCAACGTCTTCCAGACCAACCTCTGTAAATGACCTGAGAGCGCGAGGTACCCTGAAAATATTTCCTAATCCGACAGAGGATAAAATCAATGTCACGTCCGATTTTTATTTTAAGGATTTGTCGATTTATGATATGCTGGGAAGGGGCATGGCAAAGAAATCTTATAGTGCAGAAATTAATGCTACCACTTTAAGACTTGAATTAAACAAGGATATGTATATCCTGAAAGTATCGAACAATACTTTATCGGCCAGTTCCAAAATATTTGTTCAATAA